The genomic DNA GCGCGTGGTTCGGCGGTTAACTTCGCCGCGGCGTACATATAGACGACGCCAAGACTCAGTTGGACGATACGAACTGCTGACAGGCCCTGCGACTCGATTGCCGCAGCCACCTCTTCAGGTGGAACAAAGGCGTCGACCGACGCCGGCAGATACGTGTAGGCGTTGCGATGGCGGGACACCAACCGACCAATGCGCGGCAAGACGTGCCGAAAGTACCAGAAATACAGCGATCGCACGACCGGCATGCGTGGCGCCCCAAACTCGAGAATGGCGATCCGCCCCCCCGGACGCAGCACCCGGGCCACCTCCGCCAGAGCGGTCGCCGGCACCTCCACGTTACGCAGACCGAACGCCATCGTCACCGCGTCGACGCTCGCGTCCGCAAGGGGAATGCGCATGGCATCACCGCGGAGGAGCGGCACGCGGCGCTCCTCCCGCTTCGCGCGTACTTTCCCCAGGCCCACACGTAGCATCTCCGCGGAAAAATCCACGCCCACGACACGGCGCGCGCGACCACGGCGGCACAGGCCGAGCGCCAGGTCGCACGTGCCCGTGCAGAGATCGAGCACGACTTCATGACCCGTGAGCTGCAGGGCGCCGACGGCGCGCGCGCGCCAATAGAGGTCCAGGCCGCCGCTGAGCAGATGATTCAGCAGGTCGTACCGCCCCGCGATCGCATCGAACATGCGAGCGATTTCACGGGGCTTCTTGCCGAGCAGGGGACTCGCTGCTGATGGGTCCCCACCGGTCCCCCTCCCCTGCCCCACGGCGGCAGTCATCGTGGCTCCCAGCGCGGATAGAGATCGTGATCGAAGCCGAGCGCCGACAGCACCTTGCCAGCCATAAAATCGGCGAGATCGTCGAGCGTGCGCGGAAGCTGATAAAAGGCCGGCATGGCCGGGAGCACCAGCGCGCCCGCCTCACCGCACAGGAGCATGTTTCGCAACTGCGGCAGGCTGAGCGGCGTCTCCCGCGGAACCACCACCAGCCTCCTGCGCTCCTTCAGCATGACGTCCGCAGCACGTTCGACGAGGTTGCGCGACAGACCGTGGGCGATGCCCGCGAGCGTTTTCATCGAGCAGGGAACGACGACCATCGCCTCTGCGCCGCCGCTGCCGCTCGCAATGCGTGCGCCGAGATCCTTGTTACTGTGCAAGGTCAGCCCGCCGTCGTTCACCCGTTCGCCGTACCGACTCACGAGGTATGCCGCGAGACGATCCACGGCCGCCTCATCGCCGAGCTCGTCCCGTAGCAGCCGCCGACCAAAATCGGTGACGATGAGATCGATGGCGCAGCCACGCTCGAGTAGCGCGGCAAGCGTGCGCACGCCGTAGAGCGCTCCGCTGGCACCCGTGATGGCGACCGCGATGTTAGTGGACATAGAGGGAAACACCCGTCGTGAGCAAGTACAGGATTCCGACGTAGCCGTTGAGATCGAAGGCCCGCTTTACCTGCGAGAGGTCATCGATCGACACCAACGATTGCTCGTAGGCCAGCAGCAGGCCGACCGCGATCACGCCGGCAAAGTAGATGGGACCCAGTTGAGTCACCACGCCGAGCACGCCGAGGAAAAGGACGGCAACAACGTGGAGCCCTCGGGAGATCTGCAAAGCGGTCCGGATGCCGTAGCGCACAGGGATTGAATGGAGACCGTAAGTGCGGTCGAATTGCAGATCCTGGCACGCATACAAGATGTCGAAGCCCGCCACCCAGGCGCCGATGGCGAGCGCAAGCAGCAGCGGCTCCCACGCCATGTGCCCACCGGCGGCGATCCAACCACCTACCGGCGCAACGGCAAGCGCCAATCCCAGGAAGAGCTGCGTCGCCCACGTATATCGCTTCGCGAGCGAGTACCAGAAGACGATGGCGAGCGCCAACGGCGAGAGCGCAAGACACATGGGGCCAAGCTGCCACGCAGCGTACACGAACACACCAGTCGCCACGGCCAGAAATGCGCTAGCCTCGGCCCACGACAGCGCGCCGCTTGGCAGCTCCCGCATCGACGTCCGCGGGTTCAGGGCATCGAAGCGAGCGTCGACCAAGCGGTTGAACGCCATGGCGGCACTGCGCGCGCCAACCATGGCCACCACGATCCACAGCACACGGTGCCACGTCAGCGGCTCGTACCTACTCGCCAGCAGCGCGCCAACCAACGCGAACGGCAGTGCGAATACTGAGTGGCTGACCCGCACGAACGACAGGTACGTACGGATGCGGGTTGCCCAACGCATGATTGCCACTCCCTGACCTACGCAATCCACCGAATGCGGTCGGATGACACGCCCCGAACCAAGCATTCTTCGACACCGTCGATCTCGGCCGGAAGCTCGATCGAGATCAGGCGCGCCGCGAGTCCCTGGGCTATCGCTCCCAAATGATCGAAGCCTAACGCACACGCGCCGTTCAGCGTCGCCCACCGCAGCAGCTCTGCGGCGGGAACGCTGGGCGCCAAGCGTCTCACCTCGGCGAGCTCCGCGAAGAGGTTGAGATCCGGCGCGCTCGCCAGACTATCCGTGCCCACCGCCAGCCGCACACCGCTGGCCCAGAACCGCTCGATCGGGGGCGGCCCCACGCCCACCCATTGGTTACT from Luteitalea sp. includes the following:
- the ubiE gene encoding bifunctional demethylmenaquinone methyltransferase/2-methoxy-6-polyprenyl-1,4-benzoquinol methylase UbiE; its protein translation is MTAAVGQGRGTGGDPSAASPLLGKKPREIARMFDAIAGRYDLLNHLLSGGLDLYWRARAVGALQLTGHEVVLDLCTGTCDLALGLCRRGRARRVVGVDFSAEMLRVGLGKVRAKREERRVPLLRGDAMRIPLADASVDAVTMAFGLRNVEVPATALAEVARVLRPGGRIAILEFGAPRMPVVRSLYFWYFRHVLPRIGRLVSRHRNAYTYLPASVDAFVPPEEVAAAIESQGLSAVRIVQLSLGVVYMYAAAKLTAEPRAA
- a CDS encoding UbiX family flavin prenyltransferase is translated as MSTNIAVAITGASGALYGVRTLAALLERGCAIDLIVTDFGRRLLRDELGDEAAVDRLAAYLVSRYGERVNDGGLTLHSNKDLGARIASGSGGAEAMVVVPCSMKTLAGIAHGLSRNLVERAADVMLKERRRLVVVPRETPLSLPQLRNMLLCGEAGALVLPAMPAFYQLPRTLDDLADFMAGKVLSALGFDHDLYPRWEPR
- a CDS encoding 4-hydroxybenzoate octaprenyltransferase, with product MAIMRWATRIRTYLSFVRVSHSVFALPFALVGALLASRYEPLTWHRVLWIVVAMVGARSAAMAFNRLVDARFDALNPRTSMRELPSGALSWAEASAFLAVATGVFVYAAWQLGPMCLALSPLALAIVFWYSLAKRYTWATQLFLGLALAVAPVGGWIAAGGHMAWEPLLLALAIGAWVAGFDILYACQDLQFDRTYGLHSIPVRYGIRTALQISRGLHVVAVLFLGVLGVVTQLGPIYFAGVIAVGLLLAYEQSLVSIDDLSQVKRAFDLNGYVGILYLLTTGVSLYVH